In the Colletotrichum lupini chromosome 1, complete sequence genome, one interval contains:
- a CDS encoding transcription initiation factor IIE subunit beta → MSSLLEKQKAMFSSSLASAASKLQSKSTSLAPPSPSPSVSSMASASKNDTTASGKRKRDPNAIVYSQPQNTSFGQEVFTQMQYALEWLKGKDEPKTATEIFDHLGQTRSTDKHKQQLVEGMRRHPRIQWVPDPKMSEQTWRTGTYVHRPIIPGVKDKMTLLRHLQSKRDAEGTNVKDLKDGWPDCDQALMELEREHKILIVKTKKEQHPRAIWLDDATLHHHVDDEFKRMWNVVEVPSTDDIVKKLVSVGQKPASADPSTIKKVDSKKQQKKRAVRRTGKTTNTHMEHLLKDYSHMVKR, encoded by the coding sequence ATGTCTTCCCTTCTCGAAAAGCAGAAGGCTATGTTCAGCAGCTCGCTGGCCTCGGCCGCGAGCAAGCTGCAATCCAAGAGCACATCTCTCGCGCCGCCGTCACCCTCCCCGTCCGTCAGCAGCATGGCGTCAGCATCCAAGAACGACACCACCGCATCGGGCAAGCGGAAGCGCGACCCCAACGCAATTGTGTACTCGCAGCCTCAGAACACTAGTTTTGGTCAGGAGGTCTTTACACAGATGCAGTATGCGCTGGAGTGGCTTAAGGGCAAGGACGAGCCCAAGACGGCGACCGAAATCTTTGACCACCTGGGCCAGACCCGCAGCACCGACAAGCACAAGCAGCAGCTGGTGGAGGGCATGCGGCGGCACCCGCGTATTCAGTGGGTGCCCGATCCGAAAATGTCCGAGCAGACATGGCGGACGGGCACGTACGTCCACCGGCCCATTATCCCCGGCGTCAAGGACAAGATGACGCTCCTGCGGCACCTGCAAAGCAAGCGGGACGCCGAGGGGACCAACGTCAAGGACCTCAAGGACGGGTGGCCCGACTGCGACCAGGCACTGATGGAGCTGGAGCGCGAGCACAAGATCCTGATCGTCAAGACCAAGAAGGAGCAGCACCCACGCGCCATCTGGCTCGACGACGCGACGCTGCACCACCACGTCGACGACGAGTTCAAGCGCATGTGGAACGTTGTCGAGGTCCCCTCCACCGACGACATTGTCAAGAAGCTTGTTTCCGTGGGCCAGAAGCCGGCCAGCGCCGACCCCAGCACGATCAAAAAGGTCGACTCCAAGAAGCAGCAGAAGAAACGGGCTGTTAGGCGCACCGGCAAGACGACTAATACGCATATGGAGCATCTGCTCAAGGATTACAGCCACATGGTGAAGCGGTAG
- a CDS encoding DSBA-like thioredoxin domain-containing protein encodes MTVIKIEAVTDLLCPWCYVGKRNLDRAISQYRAVDPTAEFEVVWKPFYLSPALKSTGYDKREMYTTRFSLAGDLPAALSRITSACTRTGIALNVTGRTGNSRQSHKLLRLALVSRGPAAQDALLEALFRGHFELGADISDRAYLVRTAVEAAGLKEPDVEAALDSDRAGEVVDEEVVGARKAGVTGVPTFTVQGRWRVGGNQEPDVFLRVFERVTEGC; translated from the exons ATGACGGTCATCAAAATCGAGGCCGTCACGGACCTGCTATGTCCGTGGTGCTACGTCGGCAAGAGGAACCTCGACCGCGCAATCTCACAATACCGCGCCGTGGACCCTACCGCCGAGTTCGAGGTCGTCTGGAAGCCGTTCTATCTGAGCCCGGCGTTGAAGAGCACCG GCTACGACAAACGCGAAATGTACACAACCCGCTTCTCCCTAGCAGGCGACCTCCCCGCCGCCCTATCCCGCATCACCTCCGCCTGCACACGAACCGGCATCGCCCTAAACGTCACAGGCCGCACCGGCAACTCGCGCCAGTCGCACAAGCTCCTGCGCCTCGCCCTCGTCTCCCGCGGTCCCGCGGCCCAAGACGCCCTCCTCGAGGCGCTCTTCAGGGGCCACTTTGAACTCGGCGCAGACATCTCGGACCGCGCCTACCTCGTCAGGACGGCCGTCGAGGCGGCGGGGCTGAAGGAGCCCGACGTCGAGGCCGCGCTCGATAGCGATCGCGCGGGGGAAGTCGTCGACGAGGAGGTCGTGGGCGCGAGGAAGGCGGGGGTCACGGGGGTGCCGACGTTCACGGTGCAAGGGAGGTGGAGGGTTGGTGGGAATCAGGAGCCGGATGTGTTTTTGAGGGTTTTTGAGCGGGTTACGGAAGGGTGTTGA